The Saccopteryx leptura isolate mSacLep1 chromosome 2, mSacLep1_pri_phased_curated, whole genome shotgun sequence genome has a window encoding:
- the NAP1L1 gene encoding nucleosome assembly protein 1-like 1 isoform X2, whose product MADIDNLPKVVKRRVNALKNLQVKCAHIEAKFYEEVHDLERKYAVLYQPLFDKRFEIINAIYEPTEEECEWKADEEDEISEELKEKAKVEDEKKDEEKQDPKGIPEFWLTVFKNVDLLSDMVQEHDEPILKHLKDIKVKFSDAGQPMSFVLEFHFEPNEHFTNEVLTKTYRMRSEPDDSDPFSFDGPEIMGCTGCQIDWKKGKNVTLKTIKKKQKHKGRGTVRTVTKTVSNDSFFNFFAPPEVPESGDLDDDAEAILAADFEIGHFLRERIIPRSVLYFTGEAIEDDDDDYDEEGEEADEEGEEEDEENDADSDAKKDQNPAECKQQ is encoded by the exons CTTGCCTAAGGTAGTTAAAAGACGCGTGAATGCCCTCAAAAACCTTCAGGTTAAATGTGCACATATAGAAGCCAAGTTCTATGAGGAAGTCCATGATCTTGAAAGAAAGTATGCTGTTCTCTATCAGCCTTTATTTGATAAG cgATTCGAGATCATTAATGCAATTTATGAACCTACAGAAGAAGAATGTGAATGGAAAGCAGATGAGGAAGATGAAATTTCG GAGGAGCTGAAAGAAAAGGCCAAGGTTGAAGATGAgaaaaaggatgaagaaaaacAAGACCCCAAGGGAATTCCTGAATTTTGGTTGACTGTTTTTAAGAATGTTGACTTGCTCAGTGATATGGTTCAG gaACATGATGAACCTATTCTGAAGCACTTGAAAGATATTAAAGTGAAGTTCTCAGATGCTGGCCAGCCTATG agctttgtTTTAGAATTTCACTTTGAACCCAATGAACATTTCACAAATGAGGTGTTGACAAAGACATATAGGATGAGGTCAGAACCAGATGATTCTGATCCTTTTTCTTTCGATGGACCAGAAATTATGGGTTGTACAGG GTGCCAGATAGATTGGAAAAAAGGGAAGAATGTCACTTtgaaaaccattaaaaagaagcagaaacaCAAGGGACGTGGGACAGTTCGTACTGTGACCAAAACAGTTTCCAATgactctttctttaatttttttgcccCTCCTGAAG TTCCTGAGAGTGGAGATCTG GATGATGATGCTGAAGCTATCCTTGCTGCAGACTTTGAAATTGGTCACTTTTTACGTGAGCGTATAATCCCAAGATCAGTGTTGTACTTTACTGGAGAAGCTattgaagatgatgatgatgat tatgaTGAAGAAGGTGAAGAAGCGGATGAG gaaggggaagaagaagatgaGGAAAATGATGCAGACAGTGATGCAAAG AAGGATCAAAACCCAGCAGAGTGCAAGCAGCAGTGA